From the Actinomycetota bacterium genome, one window contains:
- a CDS encoding GNAT family protein, with amino-acid sequence MARDTMAGMLKGKRVTLRRVEPADYEAIRRWQNEPTVFRWMDYVRPFSLADIKESEERAVEEGHPFIIEVEGRAMGRIGLNNLRPRDRMASLYVFLGERESWGKGYGHDALMALLIFAFDALNLRQVELWTLADNDRAIRMYKGCGFVEDGRLRDRSWIEGNYIDHLVMSITAEEFARARVDYGL; translated from the coding sequence GTGGCCCGCGATACCATGGCCGGGATGCTCAAGGGCAAGCGCGTCACGTTGCGCAGGGTCGAACCGGCCGACTACGAGGCGATCCGGCGGTGGCAGAACGAGCCGACGGTGTTTCGCTGGATGGACTACGTGCGCCCGTTCTCCCTCGCCGACATCAAAGAGTCTGAGGAGCGCGCCGTCGAGGAGGGCCACCCGTTCATCATCGAGGTGGAAGGCCGGGCGATGGGTCGGATCGGGCTCAACAACCTCCGACCCCGCGATCGCATGGCGTCGTTGTACGTCTTCCTCGGAGAGCGGGAGTCGTGGGGAAAGGGCTACGGACACGACGCGTTGATGGCGCTGCTGATCTTCGCGTTCGACGCGCTGAATCTCCGCCAGGTCGAGCTCTGGACGCTCGCGGACAACGACCGAGCCATCCGCATGTACAAGGGATGCGGCTTCGTCGAGGACGGGCGTCTGCGCGATCGCTCGTGGATCGAGGGGAACTACATCGATCACCTCGTGATGAGCATCACCGCTGAAGAATTCGCTCGCGCGCGCGTCGACTACGGCCTCTGA
- a CDS encoding YbjN domain-containing protein, translating into MADPAEVIEEYLRDRDIRYERSSESDWVLQLHGEKKHSITVLLALRERTLALESFFMRRPAENHADVYAMLLRANMRAYGIRFALDDVGDIFIVTRLALDAVTDEELDRLLGAVLTTADEMFMPAIEVGFASYLARDLAWRAAQTQTPR; encoded by the coding sequence GTGGCCGATCCGGCCGAGGTCATCGAGGAGTACTTGCGCGACCGCGACATCCGATACGAACGGTCGTCCGAGTCCGACTGGGTCCTCCAGCTCCACGGCGAGAAGAAGCACTCGATCACCGTGCTGCTGGCCCTCCGCGAACGCACCCTCGCGCTGGAATCGTTCTTCATGCGCCGGCCGGCCGAGAACCACGCCGACGTCTACGCCATGCTGTTGCGCGCGAACATGCGGGCGTACGGGATCCGGTTCGCGCTCGACGACGTCGGCGACATCTTCATCGTCACGCGTCTCGCACTCGACGCCGTAACCGATGAAGAGCTCGACCGCCTCTTGGGGGCCGTCCTCACGACCGCCGACGAGATGTTCATGCCGGCTATCGAGGTGGGTTTCGCGTCCTATCTCGCGAGGGATCTCGCGTGGCGCGCGGCGCAAACGCAGACGCCGCGTTGA
- a CDS encoding isochorismatase family protein, with translation GGLFAASMTSAPLHAREAFPVATYDPRAALCVTDVQNDFADPTGGLYVPEGEKVVPLVNDAILRARAAGAFVVYTQDWHPAATPHFAKDGGVWPVHCVRDTWGAEFHPELTVEGPVVRKGTAGEDGYSGFTVADPRTGDRSATQLDRLLRERRVRVLVVVGLATDYCVKATALDAVAGGYTTIVPREGVRAVDLEPGDGERALDEMRAAGVVVE, from the coding sequence GGGGGGCTCTTCGCTGCTAGCATGACCTCGGCTCCTCTTCATGCGAGGGAGGCGTTCCCGGTGGCGACCTACGACCCCAGGGCGGCCTTGTGCGTCACCGATGTGCAGAACGACTTCGCCGACCCGACCGGCGGCCTCTACGTCCCCGAAGGCGAGAAGGTCGTTCCGCTCGTGAACGACGCGATCCTGCGGGCCCGCGCCGCCGGGGCTTTCGTGGTCTACACGCAGGATTGGCACCCGGCCGCCACGCCGCACTTCGCGAAAGACGGCGGCGTCTGGCCGGTGCACTGCGTCCGCGACACCTGGGGCGCCGAGTTCCACCCCGAGCTCACGGTCGAGGGACCGGTCGTTCGAAAGGGCACCGCGGGCGAGGACGGCTATTCGGGGTTCACGGTCGCCGACCCGAGGACCGGTGATCGCTCGGCGACGCAGCTCGACCGGCTCCTCCGTGAACGACGGGTCCGCGTTCTTGTCGTCGTCGGCCTCGCCACCGACTACTGCGTCAAGGCGACCGCGCTCGACGCGGTGGCCGGCGGCTACACGACGATCGTCCCGCGCGAGGGCGTCCGCGCCGTCGACCTCGAGCCCGGCGACGGCGAGCGAGCCTTGGATGAGATGCGAGCCGCCGGCGTGGTCGTCGAATGA
- a CDS encoding proline dehydrogenase family protein, producing MNGLRSVILAVANRPLVKRLVTGGAGRRVALRFVAGEDLEDALKVVKALNERRMTASIDYLGENVTDAATAQAATKVYLEAIDRIEAAGLRANISAKLTQMGLDIDEEFALGNAAVVAARAAEAGSTLTLDMEDHRYTDRTIDTALRLAHRYPERIGVAVQTYLYRTVADVDRLNQSGVQIRLCKGAYREHKRIAYQRRQDVDAAYARLLVRLLEANVYPMIATHDERLVRFALRHVERLGRDPQTFEFQMLLGVRRDLQEQLVEQGYRVRVYVPFGSEWYPYFMRRLAERPANIKFFLRQLLSG from the coding sequence ATGAACGGCCTGCGGAGCGTCATCCTCGCGGTTGCCAACCGGCCTTTGGTCAAGCGGCTGGTCACCGGGGGAGCCGGCCGGCGCGTGGCGTTGCGGTTCGTCGCCGGCGAGGACCTCGAGGACGCACTCAAGGTCGTGAAGGCCCTGAACGAGCGGCGCATGACCGCCTCGATCGACTATCTGGGGGAGAACGTCACGGACGCCGCGACTGCCCAGGCGGCAACGAAGGTGTACCTAGAGGCGATCGACCGGATCGAGGCGGCAGGACTGCGCGCGAACATCTCGGCGAAGCTGACCCAGATGGGGCTCGATATCGACGAGGAGTTCGCCCTCGGCAATGCGGCCGTGGTCGCGGCGAGGGCAGCGGAAGCGGGCAGCACGCTCACCCTCGACATGGAGGACCATCGCTACACCGACCGGACCATCGACACGGCGCTCCGGCTCGCTCATCGCTATCCGGAACGTATCGGGGTGGCGGTTCAGACATACCTCTATCGAACGGTCGCCGACGTCGACCGTCTCAACCAGTCCGGTGTGCAGATCCGGTTGTGCAAGGGCGCGTACCGGGAGCACAAGCGCATCGCATACCAACGACGACAAGACGTCGACGCGGCGTACGCCCGGCTGCTGGTGCGCCTGCTCGAGGCGAACGTCTATCCGATGATCGCCACGCACGACGAGCGGCTGGTCCGGTTCGCGTTGCGCCACGTCGAGCGGCTCGGCCGCGACCCACAGACGTTCGAGTTCCAGATGCTGCTCGGCGTGCGGCGCGACTTACAGGAGCAACTCGTCGAGCAGGGCTACCGGGTTCGCGTCTACGTGCCCTTCGGAAGCGAGTGGTACCCCTACTTCATGCGCCGGCTGGCCGAGCGCCCGGCAAACATCAAGTTCTTCTTGCGCCAGCTCTTGAGCGGGTAG
- a CDS encoding class I SAM-dependent methyltransferase has translation MDRIAMNRKGWNYRAGRYQRAIGGAEAYGELSWGPNRFSEDELGVLGDVRRKDVLEVGCGAAQFGIELAKRGAKMTGIDLSAQQLRHARDNIRRAGVGYTLVRGNAEDLSRFRGRSFDIVVSDFAVGFIDIEKLLPEVARVLRPGGFCAFSWQSPIMDCMTFEGEAPLLRFVRPYFDRKPFVDKGVDPTYEFKRTYGDWVRAFARAGLVLEDLVEPQTPKGGTHWDWPQFRWRRTSVIPGTCIWKARKPGRPTTRSRAGARRT, from the coding sequence ATGGATCGGATCGCGATGAATCGGAAAGGTTGGAACTATCGCGCCGGGCGATACCAGCGCGCGATCGGCGGCGCCGAGGCCTACGGCGAACTCAGCTGGGGCCCGAACCGGTTCTCTGAGGACGAGCTCGGGGTGCTCGGCGACGTTCGCAGAAAGGACGTGTTGGAGGTCGGTTGCGGAGCGGCCCAGTTCGGCATCGAGCTCGCGAAGCGCGGGGCGAAGATGACCGGGATCGACCTGTCGGCGCAGCAGCTCCGTCACGCACGAGACAACATCCGGCGAGCCGGCGTCGGCTACACGCTCGTGCGGGGGAACGCCGAAGACCTGTCTCGGTTCCGGGGAAGGTCGTTCGACATCGTCGTGAGCGACTTCGCGGTGGGCTTCATCGACATAGAGAAGCTGTTGCCGGAGGTGGCCCGGGTCCTGCGGCCCGGCGGCTTCTGCGCGTTCTCGTGGCAGTCACCGATCATGGATTGCATGACGTTCGAGGGAGAAGCCCCACTGCTGCGGTTCGTGCGTCCCTACTTCGACCGCAAGCCGTTCGTCGACAAGGGCGTGGATCCCACCTACGAGTTCAAGCGGACCTACGGCGATTGGGTACGGGCTTTCGCGCGAGCGGGACTCGTGCTAGAGGACCTCGTGGAACCCCAGACGCCGAAGGGCGGCACACACTGGGATTGGCCGCAGTTCCGCTGGCGGCGCACGAGCGTGATACCGGGGACCTGCATCTGGAAAGCGCGCAAGCCGGGTCGACCCACTACCCGCTCAAGAGCTGGCGCAAGAAGAACTTGA
- the proC gene encoding pyrroline-5-carboxylate reductase, with protein MDGKLAILGGGKMGEALMSGLLRSGWRSPRDVVVTVRREERGRDLAERYGVAVTLDNQAAIREADIALIAVKPQDMEALVSQIAPAVRIDNLLISIAAGIPTGFIERRLTVEVPVVRVMSNVPVLVDEAMSAIAAGAHADEKHLAIAEEILSHVGRVVRLAEKHLDAVTATSGSGPAYFALLAEAMIDACILLGLSRDVATELIVQTMLGSAKLLRETKMHPVELRELVTSPGGTTISAIRELENAGVRAAFLNAINAACDRARALATGPEE; from the coding sequence ATGGACGGCAAGCTTGCGATCCTGGGCGGCGGCAAGATGGGCGAGGCCCTCATGTCCGGCCTGCTCCGCTCCGGCTGGCGCAGCCCGCGAGACGTCGTGGTAACCGTGCGCCGCGAGGAGCGCGGCCGCGATCTGGCCGAGCGGTACGGCGTCGCCGTCACGCTCGACAACCAAGCAGCCATTCGCGAGGCCGACATCGCGCTGATCGCGGTGAAGCCCCAGGACATGGAGGCGCTGGTCTCCCAGATCGCCCCGGCCGTTCGGATCGACAACCTTCTGATCTCGATCGCCGCCGGTATCCCCACCGGGTTCATCGAGCGGCGCCTCACCGTCGAGGTGCCGGTCGTTCGCGTGATGTCGAACGTGCCGGTGCTCGTCGACGAAGCCATGAGCGCGATCGCGGCCGGCGCCCACGCCGACGAGAAACACCTCGCCATCGCCGAGGAGATCCTTTCGCATGTCGGCCGCGTGGTGCGGCTCGCCGAGAAACATCTCGATGCCGTCACCGCGACGAGCGGCTCGGGGCCCGCGTACTTCGCGCTGCTCGCCGAGGCGATGATCGACGCGTGCATCCTCCTCGGGCTGTCGCGCGACGTCGCGACGGAGCTGATCGTGCAGACCATGCTTGGCTCGGCGAAGCTGCTGCGCGAGACGAAGATGCATCCGGTGGAGCTGCGCGAGTTGGTCACCTCTCCCGGCGGCACGACGATCTCGGCGATCCGCGAGCTCGAGAACGCCGGCGTCCGCGCGGCGTTCCTGAACGCCATCAACGCGGCCTGCGACCGGGCACGAGCGCTCGCCACCGGCCCCGAGGAATAG
- a CDS encoding GNAT family protein, with protein MQRYAFTTKDGRAGVVRPALPKDAKACLAVVWEATNERPRTLMTSPEEFWSPRQWRKHRRGWEPDGVWLVAEVERKVCSSLGAERGKRPRERHVAEFGITVGKAFRGIGVGRAMLDALEVWAAEVGVERIQLRVFDNNARARALYERMGYADEGVERLAVKFPDEYIDAVRMAKLVGGPPSVTDRPAQRPAARPLP; from the coding sequence ATGCAGCGCTACGCATTCACCACCAAGGATGGGAGGGCGGGCGTCGTGCGGCCGGCTCTGCCCAAGGACGCCAAGGCGTGCTTGGCGGTGGTGTGGGAGGCGACCAACGAGCGGCCGCGAACCCTGATGACCTCGCCCGAAGAGTTCTGGTCCCCCCGGCAGTGGCGCAAGCACCGGAGGGGTTGGGAGCCCGACGGCGTCTGGCTGGTGGCCGAGGTGGAACGAAAGGTTTGCTCGAGCCTCGGTGCCGAGCGCGGCAAGCGCCCGCGCGAACGCCACGTCGCGGAGTTCGGCATCACCGTCGGCAAAGCGTTCCGCGGGATCGGGGTCGGCCGCGCGATGCTCGACGCGCTCGAAGTGTGGGCCGCCGAGGTCGGCGTGGAGCGGATCCAGCTCCGTGTCTTCGACAACAACGCGCGTGCGCGCGCCTTGTACGAGCGCATGGGTTACGCAGATGAAGGCGTCGAGCGGCTCGCCGTCAAGTTCCCCGACGAGTACATCGACGCCGTCCGGATGGCGAAGCTCGTCGGCGGGCCGCCTTCCGTCACGGATCGTCCCGCTCAAAGACCGGCGGCTCGTCCCCTCCCGTAG
- a CDS encoding aldehyde dehydrogenase family protein: protein MAEEFPDILAGGEWMTGHSGELFEDRNPADRDDLIATFAAGDAVDIDEAVGAAKAAYPGWLETPAPKRADYVYRVGLLLEQRKEELAHLMSREMGKTLRESRADIQEGIDFAVYMAGEGRRMFGVTTKSELPNKFSMTVRHPIGVAGLITPWNFPIAIPTWKLFPALIAGNTVVFKPAEDTPLLALKLVQMFEEVGIPPGVLNFVTGLGEEAGAALVDHAGVRCISFTGSLDVGRQINEKCGRMMKRCSLELGSKNILIVMPDADLDLAVEAGAWGAFATSGQRCTATSRMAIHSSIYDEFSDRLVNRVQQYKVGPGTDPSTDLAAVINEKQKERVLSYIEIGQSEGAKMLTGGHALDDGPYAKGNFIAPTIFGGMTPNMRIAQEEIFGPVTGLMEIGSVDEAIEVANSVQYGLSASIYTHDINNTFKAIEKLEFGVVYINAPTIGAEVQLPFGGMKSTGNGHREAGPVALDEFTEWKAVSVDYSGKLQKSQGID from the coding sequence ATGGCAGAAGAGTTTCCGGACATCCTGGCCGGCGGCGAGTGGATGACCGGCCACTCGGGCGAGCTGTTCGAGGATCGCAACCCCGCCGACCGCGACGACCTCATCGCGACCTTCGCGGCCGGAGACGCGGTCGACATCGACGAAGCCGTCGGGGCGGCGAAGGCCGCCTATCCGGGATGGCTCGAGACCCCTGCGCCGAAGCGCGCCGACTACGTCTATCGCGTCGGGCTCCTCCTCGAACAGCGGAAGGAGGAGCTCGCGCACCTGATGTCCCGCGAGATGGGCAAGACGCTCCGCGAGAGCCGCGCCGACATCCAGGAAGGCATCGACTTCGCCGTCTACATGGCGGGGGAAGGGCGCCGGATGTTCGGCGTCACCACCAAGTCCGAGCTCCCCAACAAGTTCTCGATGACCGTCCGCCATCCGATCGGCGTCGCCGGCCTCATCACTCCGTGGAACTTCCCGATAGCCATCCCGACGTGGAAGCTGTTCCCGGCGCTCATCGCCGGCAACACCGTCGTCTTCAAGCCGGCCGAGGACACGCCGCTGCTCGCGCTCAAGCTCGTGCAGATGTTCGAGGAGGTCGGGATCCCGCCGGGCGTCTTGAACTTCGTGACCGGCCTCGGCGAGGAAGCCGGCGCCGCGCTCGTCGATCACGCCGGGGTGCGCTGCATCTCGTTCACCGGCTCGCTGGACGTCGGACGTCAGATCAACGAGAAGTGCGGCCGGATGATGAAGCGCTGCTCGCTCGAGCTCGGCTCGAAGAACATCCTGATCGTCATGCCCGACGCGGACCTCGACCTGGCCGTCGAGGCCGGCGCGTGGGGCGCGTTCGCGACCAGCGGCCAGCGCTGCACGGCGACGAGCCGCATGGCGATACACAGCTCGATCTACGACGAGTTCTCGGACCGGCTCGTCAACCGCGTTCAGCAGTACAAAGTCGGGCCCGGCACCGACCCGTCGACCGACCTTGCGGCGGTGATCAACGAGAAACAGAAGGAGCGCGTACTCTCCTACATCGAGATCGGCCAGTCGGAGGGGGCCAAGATGCTGACCGGTGGGCATGCGCTGGACGACGGCCCGTACGCGAAGGGCAACTTCATCGCGCCGACCATCTTCGGCGGTATGACGCCGAACATGCGGATCGCGCAGGAAGAGATCTTCGGTCCCGTGACCGGTCTCATGGAGATCGGAAGCGTCGATGAGGCGATCGAGGTCGCGAACTCGGTCCAGTACGGGCTGTCGGCCTCGATCTACACGCACGACATCAACAACACGTTCAAGGCGATCGAGAAGCTCGAGTTCGGCGTGGTCTACATCAACGCGCCGACGATCGGCGCCGAGGTGCAGCTTCCCTTCGGCGGGATGAAGTCGACCGGCAACGGGCACCGCGAGGCCGGCCCGGTCGCGCTCGACGAGTTCACGGAGTGGAAGGCCGTCAGCGTCGACTACTCGGGGAAGCTCCAGAAGTCGCAGGGCATCGACTGA
- a CDS encoding alpha/beta hydrolase, with the protein MRELTVRRGTVRLAARSFGNRGPHVILIHGLASTQHIWDLVVPLLERDFRVTTYDHRGHGESSRPSNYSFDEVCDDLAAVARAVGAKRPLVAGHSYGANVSIEYADRHPKAVAGVVCVDGGMGSMSEIMSWEEARVAAAPPPLAGVHIDEILAMVRRQVGRRWSPKMEHIARSLFFIDKKGHVKPCLSRANHMKILRAMYRQRPKELLARITMPTLMYCARPRRHVTDEERDFYEMKKRAVAEIRRSNPRVKIEWVTSIHDIPVDRPTELAERVKRFALRKVGPRAARRGG; encoded by the coding sequence GTGCGCGAGCTCACCGTGCGTCGAGGAACCGTTCGGCTCGCCGCGCGCTCTTTCGGCAACCGCGGCCCCCATGTCATCCTGATCCATGGGCTCGCATCGACGCAGCACATCTGGGACCTCGTGGTGCCGTTGCTGGAGCGCGATTTTCGCGTGACGACCTACGACCACCGCGGGCACGGTGAATCGTCGCGGCCCTCGAACTACTCCTTCGACGAGGTTTGCGACGACCTGGCTGCCGTCGCGAGAGCGGTCGGGGCGAAGCGGCCGCTGGTCGCCGGCCATTCCTACGGCGCGAACGTGAGCATCGAGTACGCCGACCGGCATCCGAAAGCGGTGGCCGGTGTGGTGTGCGTCGACGGTGGCATGGGGTCGATGTCCGAGATCATGTCCTGGGAGGAGGCGCGCGTCGCGGCCGCGCCGCCCCCGCTCGCCGGCGTGCATATCGACGAGATCTTGGCGATGGTTCGCCGTCAGGTCGGCCGGCGCTGGTCGCCCAAGATGGAGCACATCGCGCGTTCGCTCTTCTTCATCGACAAGAAGGGTCACGTGAAGCCGTGCCTTTCGCGGGCGAACCACATGAAGATCCTGCGCGCGATGTATCGGCAGAGGCCGAAAGAGCTGCTGGCCCGGATCACGATGCCGACTTTGATGTACTGCGCTCGCCCGCGCAGGCACGTCACGGACGAGGAGCGCGACTTCTACGAGATGAAGAAGCGTGCCGTCGCAGAGATCCGTCGCTCGAACCCGCGCGTGAAGATCGAATGGGTCACCTCGATCCACGACATCCCCGTCGACCGGCCGACGGAGCTCGCGGAGCGTGTCAAGCGCTTCGCGCTGCGCAAGGTCGGACCGAGGGCCGCTCGGAGGGGTGGCTGA
- a CDS encoding acetoin utilization protein AcuC: MSRRVAITWDEALVAYDFGPQHPLKPIRVKLTVELARAYGLLDLSNVEVVKPRSARRDELELVHSPAYIDAVERIGRAATDPYGNYGWGIGIGDNPAFRGMHDASALVAGASLVAAEQVASGAVEHAFNPAGGLHHAMPDRASGFCIYDDPAIAIRRLTGLGERVVYIDVDVHHGDGPQFIFYDDPEVMTISLHESGEYLFPGTGFPKEIGTGPAEGTKVNVALPPLTDHDGYRAAFERIVPPLVESFKPSILVTQLGCDTHATDPLAHLALITDTYRWIATTLHRLAHRVTGGRWLALGGGGYQIYTVVPRAWTIYAAEIIGAELDDRLPEAWRELALEHGAPPELPSTLSDPEVRAPEGRLVQAREEARAAAERTASAIFGYHGLV; this comes from the coding sequence ATGAGCCGTCGGGTCGCGATCACCTGGGACGAGGCGCTGGTCGCGTACGACTTCGGGCCCCAGCACCCACTCAAGCCGATCCGGGTGAAGCTCACCGTGGAGCTGGCCCGCGCGTACGGGTTGCTCGACCTGTCGAACGTGGAGGTGGTGAAGCCGCGAAGCGCGAGGCGAGACGAGCTCGAGCTCGTCCATTCGCCCGCGTACATCGATGCGGTCGAGCGTATCGGCCGGGCCGCGACGGATCCGTACGGCAACTACGGCTGGGGGATCGGGATCGGCGACAACCCGGCGTTCCGCGGCATGCACGACGCCAGCGCGCTCGTCGCCGGTGCGTCACTCGTGGCCGCCGAGCAGGTCGCCTCCGGTGCAGTCGAGCACGCGTTCAACCCGGCCGGCGGCCTCCATCACGCGATGCCCGACCGCGCGAGCGGGTTCTGCATCTACGACGACCCCGCCATCGCGATCCGCCGGCTTACCGGCCTCGGCGAGCGGGTGGTCTACATCGATGTGGACGTTCACCACGGCGACGGCCCGCAATTCATCTTCTACGACGATCCGGAGGTGATGACGATCTCGCTGCACGAGTCCGGCGAGTACCTGTTCCCCGGAACCGGCTTCCCGAAGGAGATCGGAACGGGTCCGGCCGAAGGCACGAAGGTCAACGTCGCGCTGCCGCCGCTGACGGATCACGATGGCTATCGCGCAGCGTTCGAGCGCATCGTTCCGCCGCTCGTCGAGTCGTTCAAGCCGTCGATCCTCGTGACGCAGCTCGGCTGCGACACACACGCGACCGACCCGCTCGCCCACCTCGCGCTCATAACGGACACCTATCGCTGGATCGCAACGACGCTCCACCGGCTGGCCCACCGCGTTACCGGCGGCCGTTGGCTAGCGCTCGGAGGCGGGGGCTACCAGATCTACACCGTCGTCCCCCGCGCGTGGACGATCTACGCTGCCGAGATCATCGGCGCGGAGCTCGACGACCGGCTTCCCGAGGCGTGGCGCGAGCTCGCGCTCGAGCACGGAGCGCCGCCCGAGCTTCCAAGCACCTTGTCGGATCCCGAGGTTCGCGCTCCCGAGGGCCGCCTCGTGCAGGCGCGGGAAGAGGCGCGCGCGGCAGCCGAGCGGACCGCCTCGGCCATCTTCGGCTACCACGGGCTCGTCTGA